A single window of Leptolyngbya ohadii IS1 DNA harbors:
- a CDS encoding NAD(P)/FAD-dependent oxidoreductase: MKEILYLEVPTPDLKSVKHWLQETFQPQAQAGITKAITPDGIRLVFADSTRLRPATVSIADCLIEELSIFLWSVQRTTYLKVFRWADQPVRQERQILKQFTQEIRRAFPNRYPEPPAIDLTQQSVFEALAPYYPKTVECFRRIPNGEYDLTRVYWWEKRWREGVQSPQQPRPVVFHKALGVPQFNDTPDYDLIYVGGALGVIHAAVMARVGYRVLLLERLPFGRMNREWNISRSEFQNLIDLGLFTAAEFESLIAREYIDGFHKFFDANNPPQAKAPILHTPTVLNVALDAEKLLRLCGEKLRSAGGEIWDETEFLRADVDDFSVTISATHLPNGAAKQATGRLLVDAMGTASPIAWQLNGGRAFDSVCPTVGAVIDGGFEPGVWDIRYGDVLNSHGDISRGRQLIWELFPGRGDELTFYLFHYHQVNSANPGSLLEMYEDFFTILPEYRRCDVDKLQWKKATFGYIPGHFSTSATDRRIAFDRLVAIGDAASLQSPLVFTGFGSLVRNLPRLTDLLDTALRHDLLKANHLNQIRAYQSNIAVTWLFSRGMMVPTHRFIAPQRVNSMLNTFFGILASEPPAVADRFIKDRAGWIPFNRMALKAARLNPSMLLWIWELAGAKDLIRWMGSYVNFTLFALMCWCFRWVPAFARSIQPQLESRFPALWLWLLTQSYALTYGMGNPRLEVVKGKGRSRLANLQPLTGKPIQDVRSGTDARNPAGSQ, translated from the coding sequence ATGAAAGAAATTCTTTATCTTGAAGTTCCCACGCCAGACCTTAAATCGGTGAAACACTGGCTCCAGGAAACCTTTCAGCCCCAGGCACAGGCAGGAATAACAAAAGCAATTACTCCGGACGGCATCCGTTTAGTGTTTGCGGATTCTACGCGCCTCCGCCCTGCTACCGTATCAATTGCCGATTGTCTAATAGAGGAACTGTCGATCTTTCTCTGGTCTGTGCAGCGCACTACGTATCTGAAGGTGTTTCGCTGGGCGGATCAGCCTGTGCGGCAGGAGCGTCAGATTTTAAAGCAATTTACCCAGGAAATTCGGCGGGCGTTTCCCAATCGCTATCCCGAACCTCCGGCGATCGATCTCACCCAGCAGTCCGTTTTTGAGGCGCTTGCTCCCTACTACCCCAAAACAGTGGAGTGCTTTCGGCGAATTCCTAACGGAGAATATGACCTTACCCGGGTCTACTGGTGGGAAAAACGCTGGCGGGAAGGGGTTCAATCGCCCCAGCAACCTCGTCCGGTGGTATTTCACAAAGCGCTAGGTGTCCCCCAATTCAATGACACTCCAGACTATGACCTGATCTATGTTGGTGGTGCCCTGGGCGTGATTCATGCGGCGGTGATGGCTCGGGTGGGCTATCGAGTTCTCCTGCTGGAGCGGTTGCCCTTTGGGCGGATGAATCGGGAGTGGAACATTTCGCGATCCGAGTTTCAGAATCTGATTGATTTAGGGCTGTTTACCGCTGCGGAGTTTGAAAGCCTGATCGCCCGCGAATACATTGACGGGTTCCATAAATTTTTTGATGCCAACAATCCCCCTCAGGCAAAAGCGCCAATTCTGCATACGCCCACGGTGCTGAACGTTGCTCTAGATGCCGAGAAACTCCTGCGGCTCTGCGGCGAGAAACTGCGATCGGCGGGGGGCGAAATTTGGGATGAAACAGAATTTCTGCGGGCGGATGTAGATGATTTCAGCGTTACCATTTCTGCAACCCATTTACCCAACGGAGCTGCAAAACAGGCAACTGGACGCTTACTGGTGGATGCGATGGGAACCGCCTCGCCGATCGCCTGGCAGCTTAACGGAGGCAGAGCATTTGATAGCGTTTGCCCGACGGTGGGAGCAGTAATCGACGGCGGCTTTGAGCCGGGCGTTTGGGACATTCGCTATGGGGATGTGCTGAATAGCCATGGGGACATCTCGCGCGGCAGGCAGTTGATTTGGGAACTGTTTCCCGGTCGGGGGGATGAGCTGACCTTCTACCTGTTCCACTACCATCAGGTGAATTCTGCTAACCCCGGTTCGCTGCTGGAGATGTACGAGGATTTCTTTACCATCCTGCCGGAGTACCGCCGCTGCGATGTCGATAAGCTCCAGTGGAAAAAAGCGACCTTTGGCTACATTCCGGGTCACTTCAGCACCTCTGCAACCGATCGCCGGATTGCCTTCGATCGATTAGTGGCGATCGGGGACGCGGCTTCGCTACAGTCGCCTCTGGTGTTTACCGGATTTGGTTCGCTGGTGCGGAATCTGCCCCGCCTGACGGATCTGCTGGATACTGCCCTGCGGCACGACCTGCTGAAGGCAAACCATTTGAATCAGATTCGGGCGTACCAGAGCAATATTGCCGTTACCTGGCTGTTTTCGAGGGGTATGATGGTGCCGACCCATCGCTTTATTGCGCCGCAGCGGGTGAACTCAATGCTGAATACTTTCTTTGGCATCCTTGCCAGTGAACCGCCCGCCGTTGCCGATCGCTTTATTAAAGACCGGGCGGGCTGGATTCCGTTTAATCGCATGGCACTCAAGGCGGCACGGCTCAATCCCTCTATGCTGCTGTGGATCTGGGAACTGGCTGGGGCAAAAGACCTGATTCGCTGGATGGGCAGCTATGTGAACTTCACTCTGTTTGCCTTGATGTGCTGGTGCTTCCGCTGGGTGCCCGCCTTTGCCCGATCGATCCAGCCTCAACTAGAATCCCGCTTTCCGGCTCTCTGGCTGTGGCTGCTGACCCAGAGCTATGCCCTTACCTACGGCATGGGTAATCCTCGTCTGGAAGTTGTGAAGGGCAAGGGACGATCGCGGCTGGCGAATCTGCAACCCCTAACCGGAAAACCGATTCAGGATGTTCGATCGGGTACTGATGCTCGCAACCCTGCGGGATCGCAGTAG